A window of the Lolium perenne isolate Kyuss_39 chromosome 7, Kyuss_2.0, whole genome shotgun sequence genome harbors these coding sequences:
- the LOC127319225 gene encoding uncharacterized protein — protein sequence MISNYATSAYHALPSSSSTTKATKRQPLPAEASAAYLHDNCEKVFLHVMVCLMMSVFFAISASAVWQDRHDVMINAIAYLYSTAMIHLVLIKRWENEKKQAELNACSAPGTGLHSMLASMMMLVATGAVIISLAVALSVFRPDWHDLVFIAIMALASVAGMFCLLGSEESSRKKGRRDNFEDASNRV from the exons ATGATCTCCAATTACGCGACGTCCGCCTACCATGCGCTGCCGAGCAGTAGCTCAACGACGAAGGCCACCAAGCGGCAGCCGTTGCCGGCTGAGGCATCAGCGGCGTACCTCCATGACAACTGCGAGAAAGTCTTCCTG CACGTAATGGTCTGTTTAATGATGTCCGTCTTCTTCGCCATCTCTGCATCTGCTGTATGGCAAGATCGGCACGACGTGatgatcaacgccatcgcctaccTCTACTCCACGGCCATGATCCACCTCGTGCTAATCAAACGCTGGGAGAACGAGAAGAAGCAAGCGGAACTCAATGCATGCAGCGCACCCGGTACAGGGCTACACTCCATG TTGGCATCGATGATGATGCTGGTCGCCACCGGGGCCGTGATAATCTCTTTGGCGGTCGCCCTCTCCGTCTTTCGCCCTGATTGGCATGACTTGGTCTTCATTGCTATCATGGCCTTAGCATCGGTGGCGGGGATGTTTTGTTTGCTTGGATCTGAGGAAAGTAGTCGGAAGAAGGGGAGACGAGATAATTTTGAAGATGCCTCGAATCGAGTCTAG